From a single Zygotorulaspora mrakii chromosome 2, complete sequence genomic region:
- the APL4 gene encoding AP-1 complex subunit gamma (similar to Saccharomyces cerevisiae APL4 (YPR029C); ancestral locus Anc_7.435), with protein MAGSSLNNFIKDVRGAKTLAEERSIITKASAKIRTKLRDDHLPLEKRRKNIQKLLYLYILGEKTHFGQVECINLIASEEFADKRLGYLAATLLLDESEDLLTLLTNLLNNDLNHPNKYVVSLALTTLGSLGSSELARDLYMDVENILKGSRDPFIIKKALQCIGKLITKDFTLLDIFDTKLITSILENHSLCTHGVLLGINKVLQSILLNHETFQLSLSNDGYADDSKPLLNELVKIIPELLSLLQSLSIKNFEPEYDIQGTCDPFLQCESIYTLRLFFEQTLDLSQYQNKFCDLLTQIATNTDGAKNCGQAILYETARTIFSLNLEQPLRVLGVNILAKFLSQKDNNTKYVALNTLLKVVDQEPETVQRHRKFISKCLRDPDISIRKRALELSFAILNDVNLVEIVDQLIGFLAGAIDDDKTLIVYTVENLVKILESHNISDEKWKLSILFESLKLAGTYVTSDITGDILISINNSKDTIQRRNLVVDMLMISLDETKNCEISEDNIAWLIVTIWCIGEYADEILEDPSCRQALSETKMTNFLVLQDKTFNISNKKLINYLLTAALKLSSKFKDSGCIEALRQIILGHTKDSDLLIQSKSVQYEIIFAQPQSVKKVLLETMPVFERRKCMKVGNTSPELKKIHKSTDKSSNVALLDLGSENDKKKDTEVANSSTPADLLADLFSSTSIDENTKNTSRNGKTVQISVSATKIYDSDTIQAYVQLISCDAGSAQIELYLKSSKAISDIKPFSAVPRTQKLTLGQLYPGNSLQKDEVCSQVLKITGTGKLKLRIKLDFKLNGVPVEQQFDYKFEQTL; from the coding sequence ATGGCAGGCTCTTCattgaataatttcatcaaagatGTTCGTGGGGCCAAGACGCTGGCGGAGGAGCGGTCCATAATCACCAAAGCAAGTGCAAAAATTAGAACCAAATTGAGGGATGACCACTTGCCGCTTGAAAAAcggagaaaaaatattcaaaaactgCTGTATCTGTATATCCTCGGAGAAAAGACACATTTTGGGCAGGTTGAATGCATTAATCTAATCGCATCGGAGGAGTTCGCCGACAAGAGACTGGGTTATTTGGCTGCAACACTGCTTCTAGACGAGTCAGAGGACTTACTGACCCTTTTAACcaatcttttgaacaacGATCTCAATCATCCCAATAAATACGTCGTATCTTTGGCGCTTACAACTTTGGGATCACTAGGATCTTCAGAGCTGGCACGTGATCTCTACATGGATGTTGAGAACATACTGAAGGGATCCAGAGATCCctttatcatcaaaaaagcTCTACAATGTATCGGTAAACTAATCACTAAAGATTTCACGCTGCTAGATATCTTTGATACCAAATTGATTACCAGCATATTGGAAAATCACTCTTTATGCACTCATGGAGTCTTGCTAGGTATCAATAAAGTCTTACAATCAATTCTGCTGAATCATGAGACCTTTCAACTTTCTCTGAGTAACGATGGCTATGCTGATGATTCGAAACCATTATTAAATGAGCTTGTTAAAATTATACCAGAGTTATTGTCTTTGTTGCAAAGCTTAagcatcaaaaattttgagcCAGAATATGATATTCAGGGCACCTGTGATCCGTTCCTACAGTGTGAGTCGATCTATACTTTGAGACTTTTTTTCGAACAGACTTTGGATCTAAGCCAATACCAAAATAAGTTTTGTGATTTATTGACCCAAATTGCAACTAATACCGATGGTGCAAAAAATTGCGGGCAAGCTATACTGTATGAAACGGCAAGAACAATTTTCTCTTTAAACTTAGAACAACCTCTACGGGTCCTTGGTGTTAACATCTTGGCCAAGTTTCTATCTCAAAAAGATAACAATACCAAGTATGTCGCACTAAACACACTATTGAAAGTCGTGGATCAAGAACCTGAAACAGTACAAAGGCATAGAAAATTTATATCAAAATGTTTACGTGACCCCGATATATCAATTAGAAAAAGGGCACTAGAATTGAGCTTTGCCATTTTAAATGATGTAAACCTCGTTGAAATTGTAGACCAGTTAATTGGATTTTTGGCTGGAGCAATTGATGACGATAAAACTTTAATAGTTTATACTGTTGAGAATTtggtaaaaattttggaaagtCATAACATCTCagatgaaaaatggaagtTGAGCATCTTATTTGAGTCTTTGAAATTAGCAGGAACCTACGTCACATCAGATATCACTGGCGATATCctaatttcaataaataacTCGAAAGATACTATTCAAAGGCGTAATTTAGTTGTTGATATGCTGATGATTTCGCTCGATGAAACGAAGAACTGTGAAATATCGGAAGACAATATAGCCTGGTTAATTGTTACAATCTGGTGTATTGGAGAATATGCAGATGAAATCTTGGAGGATCCCAGCTGTCGTCAAGCACTCAGTGAAACTAAAATGACAAATTTTCTGGTTTTGCAAGATAAGACATTCAACATAAGCAATAAAAAGTTGATAAATTACCTTTTAACTGCAGCACTCAAGTtgtcttcaaaatttaagGATAGTGGATGCATTGAAGCTTTGAGGCAAATTATTTTGGGTCACACAAAGGATTCTGATCTTTTGATTCAAAGTAAGAGTGTACAATATGAAATTATTTTTGCTCAACCGCAATCAGTGAAAAAAGTTCTACTTGAGACAATGCCggtatttgaaagaagaaagtgTATGAAAGTCGGAAACACTTCTCCAGagctcaaaaaaattcacaaAAGTACCGATAAGTCTTCTAATGTTGCATTGCTCGATTTGGGATcagaaaatgataaaaaaaaggacACTGAGGTAGCGAACTCGTCTACGCCTGCTGATCTCTTGGCTGatttgttttcttccaCCAGTATCGATGAAAACACCAAAAACACTtcaagaaatggaaaaactgTACAGATATCAGTGTCCGCCACCAAAATATATGATAGTGATACAATACAGGCATatgttcaattgatatCATGTGACGCAGGCTCTGCCCAAATTGAACTATACTTGAAATCAAGTAAGGCTATTTCTGATATAAAACCTTTTTCGGCTGTACCAAGGACTCAAAAACTGACATTGGGACAATTATACCCAGGCaattctcttcaaaaggatGAGGTCTGTTCTCAAGTTTTAAAAATAACAGGAACAGGTAAATTAAAATTGAGGATAAAACTGGATTTCAAACTTAATGGAGTACCCGTTGAACAGCAATTCGATTATAAATTTGAACAGACATTATAA
- the YOP1 gene encoding Yop1p (similar to Saccharomyces cerevisiae YOP1 (YPR028W); ancestral locus Anc_7.434), translating into MADFASSIQGQLKSFDSRFASNGFLQQLEARTKLPKSYLAAGAFAFYLILIFINVGGIGEILANIVGFVIPTYLSLIALRTKTSEDDTQLLTYWIVFSFLNVIEFWSKTILYMIPFYWFLKTIFVLYIALPQTGGASLIYRTFISPVADKYIVKAKKSDDIKDAVHGAASKASGSSIHN; encoded by the coding sequence AGATTCGCTAGCAATGGTTTCTTGCAGCAATTAGAGGCTAGAACTAAGTTGCCAAAATCTTATTTGGCTGCTGGTGCCTTTGCGTTCTAtcttattttgattttcatcaacGTTGGTGGTATCGGTGAAATTTTAGCCAACATTGTTGGTTTCGTTATTCCTACCTACTTGTCATTGATCGCTTTGAGAACAAAAACCTCCGAGGATGACACTCAGCTGTTGACTTACTGGATtgtcttttcatttttgaatgttATTGAATTCTGGTCAAAGACTATTTTATACATGATTCCATTTTAttggtttttgaaaaccATCTTTGTTCTATACATTGCATTGCCACAAACTGGTGGTGCTTCGCTAATTTACAGAACATTTATCTCCCCTGTTGCTGACAAGTATATTGTCAAAGCAAAGAAATCAGACGATATCAAGGACGCTGTTCATGGTGCTGCTTCTAAAGCCTCAGGCTCCTCTATCCATAACtga